A genomic stretch from Rhodomicrobium vannielii ATCC 17100 includes:
- a CDS encoding S-methyl-5'-thioadenosine phosphorylase — MTKSFLGIIGGSGLYDLPGLENKREVKVPSPWGEPSSDVHLGEISGLSVAFLPRHGEGHVQSPSSINYRANIDVMKRVGVTDLISVSACGSFKEELPPGHFVLVDQFIDRTFAREKSFFGEGCVAHVPMADPVSPRLADQIEAAAKAEGIAHTRGGTYLVMEGPQFSTRAESYMYKAWGCSVIGMTNMPEAKLAREAELCYATIAMVTDFDCWHEEHEDVDMTAIIRIMKGNSEKASRLVARIAADFPREHEPCPIGSDRALEHAIVTSRDARDPALLAKLDAVAGRVLNK, encoded by the coding sequence ATGACGAAGTCGTTTCTTGGCATTATCGGCGGATCGGGGCTGTACGATCTGCCGGGACTGGAAAACAAACGCGAGGTGAAGGTGCCTTCACCGTGGGGCGAGCCGTCCTCCGACGTGCATCTCGGCGAGATCAGCGGCCTTTCCGTCGCGTTTCTGCCGCGTCACGGCGAGGGCCATGTCCAGTCGCCGTCGTCCATCAACTACCGCGCGAACATCGACGTAATGAAGCGTGTCGGCGTGACCGACCTGATTTCCGTTTCGGCTTGCGGTTCGTTCAAGGAAGAGCTGCCGCCCGGACATTTCGTGCTGGTGGACCAGTTCATCGACCGCACTTTCGCGCGCGAAAAGTCGTTCTTCGGTGAGGGCTGCGTCGCGCATGTGCCGATGGCGGATCCCGTAAGCCCGCGGCTGGCGGACCAGATCGAGGCGGCGGCGAAGGCCGAAGGCATCGCCCATACGCGCGGCGGCACCTATCTCGTGATGGAAGGTCCGCAGTTTTCGACGCGCGCCGAGTCCTACATGTACAAGGCCTGGGGATGCAGCGTCATCGGCATGACGAACATGCCTGAGGCAAAGCTCGCCCGCGAAGCCGAGCTTTGCTACGCCACCATCGCCATGGTGACGGACTTCGACTGCTGGCACGAAGAGCACGAAGACGTAGACATGACGGCGATCATCCGCATCATGAAGGGCAATTCCGAGAAGGCGAGCCGTCTGGTGGCGCGCATCGCCGCCGACTTCCCGCGCGAGCACGAGCCTTGCCCCATCGGCTCCGACCGAGCGCTTGAACATGCCATCGTCACGTCCCGGGATGCGCGCGATCCGGCCCTGCTTGCGAAGCTCGATGCCGTCGCCGGGCGCGTGCTGAACAAATAG
- a CDS encoding undecaprenyl-diphosphate phosphatase, translating to MDIYLQAAVLGVIEGLTEFLPVSSTGHLIVFGELLGFNGPPGKTFEVMIQLGAIVALIFLYFRKLFGTLFGLPTDPAARRFALSILVAFLPALVLGATLHGFIKSVLFSPVVVAVALIVGGIVILIAEETQKRVLYTQADNVPLKTSFLVGCGQALALVPGVSRSGATIIAGLLLGLERRAAAEFSFFLSIPTMTGAFVYDAVKNRHELSSGDAGVIAVGFFAAFIAAMLVVKPFLAIVTRIGFAPFAYYRIAFGTFILAVIYVFNAWPSNGAG from the coding sequence GTGGATATTTATCTTCAAGCGGCAGTTCTAGGCGTCATAGAGGGGCTGACCGAGTTTCTGCCCGTCTCCTCAACAGGTCATTTGATTGTCTTCGGGGAACTTCTCGGGTTCAATGGGCCCCCCGGCAAGACGTTCGAGGTGATGATCCAGCTCGGCGCCATCGTCGCGCTGATCTTTCTCTACTTCCGGAAGCTTTTCGGCACCTTGTTCGGCCTTCCGACCGACCCTGCGGCGCGACGATTCGCGCTGTCGATTCTCGTCGCGTTCCTGCCCGCGCTCGTGCTGGGCGCGACGCTCCACGGCTTTATCAAGTCCGTGCTCTTCTCGCCGGTCGTTGTGGCGGTCGCGCTTATCGTCGGCGGGATCGTGATCCTCATCGCCGAGGAAACGCAAAAGCGCGTGCTCTATACGCAGGCGGACAACGTGCCGCTCAAGACGAGTTTTCTCGTCGGCTGCGGTCAGGCGCTGGCGCTTGTTCCTGGCGTGTCCCGCTCGGGCGCGACCATAATCGCCGGGCTACTTCTCGGGCTTGAGCGGCGCGCGGCGGCGGAGTTCTCGTTCTTCCTGTCGATCCCGACCATGACCGGTGCCTTCGTCTACGACGCTGTCAAGAACCGGCACGAGCTTTCGTCCGGCGACGCGGGCGTGATCGCCGTGGGTTTTTTCGCCGCCTTCATCGCCGCCATGCTCGTCGTCAAGCCGTTCCTCGCCATCGTGACGCGCATCGGCTTCGCGCCCTTTGCGTATTACCGCATTGCGTTCGGCACCTTCATTCTCGCGGTGATCTACGTTTTCAACGCGTGGCCTTCGAACGGGGCAGGGTAA
- the ribA gene encoding GTP cyclohydrolase II RibA has translation MESANASSPFGDARQIAVERAIAEFRAARPVAIRSGSTALVAFPVDGATEAAMAFLQRGDGKPRVIVPGEKILAAGKWIRPVAALTLEPFTMEALDAYFGRDERVTAAANGSFRAADRAEVAGLALSNLALLLPAVLVADAGASARDALPLLTVDAEDVFGFRDREAKALKIVSRAFVPLEGAGSCEFVVFRGGDGFRDQIAILVGNPTPGKPVSVRIHSACLTGDLFGSLKCDCGEQLRGTVRAMAEEGGGAVLYLDQEGRGNGIANKIRAYRLQDQGFDTYDADELLGFGQDQRRFDFAADMLRLLGFTSVRLMTNNPLKIKALRDGGLNVLSTHRVLTRPTAQNVKYLAAKRDKAGHLLGDAGLDTFDSGEHPLSPARHP, from the coding sequence ATGGAAAGCGCTAATGCCTCTTCTCCTTTCGGTGACGCCCGGCAGATCGCGGTTGAACGCGCGATAGCGGAATTTCGCGCGGCGCGCCCGGTGGCGATCCGGTCGGGAAGTACTGCTCTCGTCGCGTTTCCGGTCGATGGCGCGACCGAGGCCGCGATGGCCTTCTTGCAGCGAGGCGATGGTAAACCGCGCGTAATCGTGCCAGGCGAAAAGATTCTGGCGGCTGGCAAGTGGATCAGGCCGGTTGCTGCGCTCACGCTGGAGCCTTTCACGATGGAGGCGCTCGACGCGTATTTCGGCCGTGACGAGCGTGTGACAGCGGCCGCGAATGGAAGTTTTCGCGCGGCCGATCGCGCCGAGGTGGCCGGGCTTGCGCTTTCGAACCTTGCGCTTCTGCTGCCCGCTGTGCTCGTTGCGGACGCGGGGGCGAGCGCGCGGGACGCCCTGCCTCTCCTGACCGTCGATGCCGAGGATGTTTTCGGCTTTCGCGACCGCGAGGCCAAGGCGCTCAAGATCGTGTCGCGCGCCTTCGTGCCGCTCGAAGGTGCCGGAAGCTGCGAGTTCGTCGTGTTTCGCGGCGGCGACGGCTTCCGCGATCAGATTGCGATCCTCGTGGGCAATCCGACGCCGGGCAAGCCTGTGTCCGTGCGCATCCACTCCGCCTGCCTCACCGGCGACCTTTTCGGCAGCCTCAAATGCGACTGCGGCGAGCAGCTTCGCGGCACGGTGCGGGCCATGGCCGAAGAGGGTGGCGGCGCGGTCCTCTACCTCGATCAGGAAGGGCGCGGCAACGGCATCGCGAACAAGATCCGCGCATACCGGTTGCAGGATCAAGGTTTCGACACCTACGATGCCGACGAGCTTCTGGGCTTCGGGCAGGATCAACGCCGTTTCGATTTCGCGGCGGACATGCTGAGGCTGCTGGGCTTCACGTCTGTGCGGCTGATGACGAACAACCCGCTCAAGATCAAGGCACTGCGCGATGGCGGGCTCAATGTGCTGTCCACGCACCGTGTCCTGACGCGGCCGACGGCGCAAAATGTGAAATATCTCGCGGCAAAGCGCGACAAGGCAGGCCATCTCCTCGGCGACGCCGGGCTCGACACCTTCGATAGCGGCGAGCATCCGTTGTCGCCCGCGCGGCATCCCTAG